The Nocardia vinacea genome contains the following window.
TGGTGCACGCGGCGCTCGCGGTGCTGCTGTCCCGACTGGCCGGGACCACCGATATCGCCGTCGGAACCCCTGTTGCCGGTCGTGGGGATGCCGCACTCGACAATGTGATCGGAATGTTCGTCAATACGCTGGTGCTGCGTGGCGAGGTCGACCCCGAACTATCGTTCGACGATTTGCTGCGTAACTTCCGGCGGGCCGATGTGGCGGCCTTCGGACATGCGGATGTGCCGTTCGAGCGACTGGTCGAGCTGCTCGATCCGGTGCGTTCGATGGCCCGGCATCCGCTGTTCCAGGTGATGCTGACCTTCCAGAACATGGACCGGCCTGAACTGGAGCTGCCCGGCCTCACCATTTCCGGCATCGATCTGGGCGTCGTGCAGGCGAAGTTCGATCTCGAGCTGACCGTCGTACCGCGCGAGGACCATGGTGCGGCGAACGGTCTCGCGGCGTCGTTCACCTATGCCACCGACCTTTTCGACGAGCCGACGGTGGTCGGTTTCGCGCAGCGCCTGAATCGGGTGCTGGGCGCGGTGGCCGCGGATCCACACCGCGTGGTCGGGGAGCTCGAGCTGCTCGCGCCCGCTGAACGGCAGCGGATGCTGTGGGAGTGGAACGACACCGCGCACCCGGTCGTGCCGGAACTACTGCTCGACGGATATCGCCGTGCCGTGGCGGCGAATCCGGATGCGGTCGCGGTGGCCTACGAGGGGACCGCACTTGCCCACCCGTCGCCCGACCACCACCCCTCAATGAGTCGCTCCGCGACGCTGACATATCGCGAATTCGATGAGCGGGTCAATCGGCTCGCGCGGCTGTTGATCCAGCGGGGCGTGGGTGCGGAAGCGCTGGTGGGACTGGCGGTTCGGCGTTCGCTCGACCTGGTCGTCGGCATGTATGCGATTGTGACGGCCGGTGGTGCGTATGTGCCGTTGGATCCGGATCATCCGGGGGAGCGGATCGCGCATATCCTCGATACCGCCGCACCCGTCTGTGTGCTGACCACGACGGCTGATGCTGGTTTATTGGGCGATACGCCGGCTGTGTACCTGGATACCGTTGAGCTGTCGGCATTCTCAGGGGATCCGGTGCTGCCGACGGAACTGTTGCGGCCGGTTTCGTCGGACAATCCCGCCTACGTCATCTTCACCTCGGGTTCCACCGGTCGCCCGAAAGGTGTTGCGGTCACCCACGCGGCCATCAACAACCAGATCGAGTGGATGCTCGCGCACTACCCGCTCGGTCCCGATGATGTGTATTTGCAGAAGACGGCCACCACATTCGACGTATCCCTGTGGGGGTACTTCATGCCGTTGCGTGCGGGTGCGAAGCTGCTGATCGCCACGCCCGATGGTCATCGCGATCCGGCGTATCTCGCGGAAACGATTGCCGCGCAACGGGTCACCGTCACCGACTTCGTGCCGTCGATGTTGACGGTATTCGCTGCACATCTGACGCCCGGGTCCTGCCCGACACTGCGCGATATCTTCGTGATCGGCGAGGCATTGCCGCCGGAGACGGTGACCGCGATGCGTGCGGTATCGGATGCTGCGGTGCACAACCTGTACGGGCCGACCGAGGCGGCGGTGTCGATTACCGCATGGCGTGCGGACGCCATCGAGCAGACCACCGTGCCGATTGGCCTGCCGCAGTGGAATTCGCAGGTATACGTGCTGGATTCGCGATTGCGGCCGGTGCCCGCGGGGGTGGTCGGCGAGCTGTATTTGGCTGGGACGCAGCTGGCGCGCGGGTACGTCACGCGACCGGATCTCACGGCGGATCGCTTCGTCGCCGACCCGTTCACCGCCGGGGCCCGGATGTACCGCACCGGTGATCTCGTCGTGTGGCGTGCAGAACCGCGCCGCCTGGAGTACTTGGGACGCAGCGACTTCCAGGTGAAATTCCGTGGTCAGCGCATCGAACTCGGCGAGATCGAGACCGCGCTACTCGCCCAGCCTTCGGTCAGCCAAGCCGCGGCATTGGTTGCGCAGTCGGGTGATCAGCTGGTCGGATATGTGGTGCCACAGCCGGGGCAGCAGGCCGAGCCGCAGGAATTGCGGACCGCGGTGGCCGAAGTGCTTCCGGCATATATGATTCCGGCCGCCATTGTGGTGCTGGCTGCCTTCCCGCTGAATACCAGCGGCAAGCTGGATCGCAAGGCACTGCCCGCGCCGACCTTCACCGCACGCGAATTCCGCGCTCCGATCACCCCGACGCAGGAGATGGTCGCCGCCGTCTTCGCCGAGGTGCTGGGCGTCGAGCGGGTCGGCCTCGATGACGACTACTTCGCACTTGGTGGTAATTCGTTGCTGGCTACCAGGGTCGTCGCGCGAATCAACGATGCGCTTGATACGAATGTCGCCGTGCGCGATTTGTTCGAGACTTCGGCCGTCGCCGCGCTTGCCGCCGGAATCATCCCCGGTGCGGGCCGGGCGGCCGCCGCACGCGTACCGCTGACACGGACCGAGCGCCCGGAACGGGTGCCGCTTTCACTTGCCCAGCAACGGATGTGGGTGCTCAATCGGATCGATCCGCAATCTCCGGCATACAACCTGCCGTTTGCGATCCGGCTGACCGGTGAGCTCGATGTCGCGGCGTTGCGCCTGGCCGTCGAGGACGTGTTGGGGCGGCACGAGGCGCTGCGCACGCGGTTCCCCACGGCAGATACCGGTGGGCAGGCGTATCAGGAGATTCTGCCTGCCGCCGTGGTGCTGCCCGACGGACTAGAGGTCGAGACCACCACCGATGTGCTCGGTCGGGTCGTCGAGCTGGTGTCGGCCGGATTCGATGTGACCGAAGCGGTTCCGGTGCGGGCTCGACTATTGGCAGACGGGGACGAGCATGTGCTCGTTGTCGTGGTGCACCACATTTCGGCCGACGGTGCTTCGCTCGCCCCATTGGCTCGGGATCTGGTGACCGCGTATCTCGCCCGCGCGGCCGGTGCGACCCCCGGCTGGTCGCCGCTTCCGGTTCAATACGCGGATTTTGCACTATGGCAGCGCAAGATCATCGGCACCGATGACGACGAGAACTCGGTGGCCGCAGGACAATTGGCGTTCTGGCGTGAGCAGCTCGCCGGTCTGTCGAGCGCACCGGTGCTGCCGCTGGATCGTCAACGTCCGGTGGCGGCGTCGGGGCGTGGCGCATCGGTCGGGTGGACCATGCCCGCCGAGGTGCACGAGGGTCTCGTCCGGATCGCGCGTGAGCATCGATCCTCAGTGTTCATGGTGGTGCACGCGGCGCTGGCCGTCCTGCTCGCCCGGCTGTCCGGTGGTTCGGATATCGCCATCGGCACGCCGATTGCCGGGCGCGGTCAGCGCGCGTTGGACGAGCTGGTCGGCATGTTCGTCAATACGCTGACGCTGCGCACATCGGTCGAGCGCGGCATGGCATTCGATGAACTGGTCGAGCAGACGCGTGCGACGGATCTGGCGGCATTCGCGCATGCGGATCTGCCGTTCGAGCGGGTGGTCGAGGTGATCGCGCCCGGACGCCCGTTGTTCCAGGTGATGCTCGTCTTCCAGAATCTCGAGCAGCCGAGTCTGGTGCTGCCGGGACTCACCGTCGCGGCGTTGGATGCGGGCGATGTCGTCGCGAAGTTCGATCTGCAGGTGGTCGTCGAACCGCGCCTGCAGGCGGATGGGACGCCGGATGAGCTGGTCTCGGTATTCACCTACGCCACAGACCTTTTCGAGGAATCGACAGTGCGTGGGCTCGGGCGCATGCTGGAGCGCATTCTGACCGCGGTGGTCGCCGATCCGGGCGTGCGCATCGGCGGCATCGATATTGTCGACGAGCAGGATCCGGTTCGCACCGCGACCGATGCCACGACCGCCACCGACGGCACCGAGCTGACCCATCTGCTGACTGCCGCGGTGGAGGATGATCCGGACGCGCCCGCACTGGTGTGGGGCGAGGAGGAAATGCCCTACCGGAAACTCGATGCCAAGTCGTCTCAGCTGGCCAGGGTGTTGATCGGGCGCGGTTGCGGTCCGGGGACTGGGGTGGCGATCCGGCTGGAGCGCGGTCCCGACTGGGCGGTGGCCGCGTGGGCGGTGCTCAAGACGGGTGCGGCGCTGGTACTGCTGCCTGTGGACGGGGCTCCGATACCGGATGAGCCCTCCGTGCGGATCGGGTTGACCACCGATACAAGTCCGATCGGTGACGGCATCGAATGGCTGCGCCTCGACGATGCGGCGACCAGTGCCGAAATCTCGGCGGAATCACTGCGACCGGTGAACCACGCGAATCGGACCGCGGTGCTCAGCGGGTCCGATCCGGCCCTCGTCATTGCCGCGACCGGGGTGCGGATGAGCTACGACGAGCTGGCCACCGCGGCCGATCGACTGCGTGTCCGCACCGACCTGACCTTCGAATCGCGCACCTTCCAGCACGGCCGGTTCGATTCCGCCGCAACGCTGCTGGAGGTGGTGAGTGCCGGTGCGACCGGGGCCGGTCTGATCGTGGTGCCGGGTGCTGAAGACCTGGGTGCCTCGCTCGCCGAGGAGTGGGTGACGCATCTGATCGCCGATCGGGCCGCGCTGGCCGCCATCGATACGGCCCAGCTGGCGGATCTGCGGGCGGTGGTGCTCGAGCAGGGCACATCCGCCGAGGTCGTGGTGCCCGAATCGGCCGAGATCGTGCCGTTGGATGAGCTGCTGCCGGTGGTGTCGAGCTGAGTAGATGACGGTGCATGGGGGGATCGAGATGTAACGACAAACGCTAGGAAGTAGTCCCGGAAATGCTCGGCTTGTTCGAAGGTGTGTTGGCATTCGCGCACGGTGCGCGACAGGGGTTCGGCGCATGACGCGGCCGAATCGCGAGCGGCCCAACCGGACTCGACGCCCGCGGATCAAGACCCTGCCGCAATTGCTCACCACCGCCGTCGAGGCCAATCCGGCCGGACCCGCGGTCGTCTTCGCGGATGCCACAGCGACATTGGCGCAGTCGAGTTATGCCGAACTCGATGATCGCTCGAACCGCTTGGCGCGCTTGCTGATCGAGCGTGGTATCGGGCCGGAGGATTTGGTCGCGGTCGGTATTCCGCGGTCGGTGGAATCGATTGTCGCGGTGTGGGCGATCGCCAAGGCCGGTGCCGGATTCGTGCCCGTCGACCCGAACTATCCCGCCGATCGCATCGCGCACATGCTGTCGGATTCCGGTGCGGCACTCGGCCTCACCGTCGCGGCGGTGGACCTGCCCGACGGCCCGGAATGGCTCGCCATCGATACCTCGGACATCGCGGCATATTCGGCGGAACCGATCACCTACACGGATCGAATCCGGCAATTGCGCGCCGAGCATCCGGCCTATGTCATCTACACCTCCGGATCGACCGGAACACCGAAAGGTGTGGTCGTCACCCAGGCCGGGTTGTCGAATTTCTGTGATGAGCAGCGCGAACGCTATGCGCTGACCGCCGATTCGCGCACACTGCATTTCGCTTCGCCCTCTTTCGACGCGTCGGTATTGGAATTGCTGCTTGCGCTGAGCCGGGGCGCGACCATGGTGGTCGCCGCACCGACGGTGTACGGCGGCGCGGAGCTGGCCGCGCTGCTGCGCCGGGAGCGGGTGACCCACGCCTTCATCACCCCGGCCGCGCTCGCCTCGCTGCCCGCCGACGGGCTGGACGAATTGCGCGTCGTGGTCGCGGGCGGTGAGGCCTGCCCGCCGGAGTTGGTGCAGCGCTGGGCAGTACCGATCGCGGATGGCCGCACCCGGGAATTCTTCAATGGATACGGTCCGACCGAGACCACGATCATGACGAATATCAGCGCACCGCTGGCGCCGGGCGAACCGGTGACCATTGGTGGGCCGATCCGCGGGATCACCGAATATGTGCTGGATGAGGAGCTCGCGCCGGTGCCGGGCCGGGTCGTCGGCGAACTCTATATTTCCGGTGCGCAGGTGGCTCGCGGCTATCACGAACGACCGGGACTGACCGCCGCTCGGTTCGTGGCCGATCCGTTCGGTGAGCCGGGTTCGCGGCTCTATCGCACCGGCGATCTGGTGCGCTGGACCGCGGAGCGGGAGCTGGAATACCTGGGCCGCAACGATTTCCAGGTGAAGATTCGTGGCTTCCGGATCGAACTCGGTGAGATCGATGCGGTGCTCGCCGCGCACGACGGCGTCGATTTCGTGGTCACCATCGGTCATGAACAGGACAGCGGTGCGACGATTCTGGTGTCGTATGTGCGTGCTGTCGATGGGGTCGGCATCGATACCGCGGAATTGACCGAGTTGGCCGCGCGCAAACTGCCCGCCCATATGGTGCCGAGCGCCGTTATGGTGCTCGATGAGATCCCGCTGACCCCGG
Protein-coding sequences here:
- a CDS encoding non-ribosomal peptide synthetase produces the protein MDRASRSVRTNRRRRAGTPLFGQLLTAAVESAADAVAVRFNPTGDPADQRELTYREFDEASSRLAWELIARGIGPGDIVATALARSVESVLTVWAIAKTGAAYVPVDPAYPAERIAHMVSDSGAALGVTTAAHRAVLGSSVDLGTSVDWIELDDPVVAAQIAAQPERPVSYADRIRRLDERHPAYVIYTSGSTGRPKGVVVTHAGLAGLAANGQRYALTGDSRVTHLSSPSFDFSLMEMLFTFSAGATLVIAPPTVFGGVELADLLRRERVTHLLITPGALESVDPAGLDELRAVVAGGDRLGVELVERWARDGRAVFNAYGPTEVTVMVTTGQMEPGAPVTLGGTVAGVGAFVLDSRLRPVPSGVVGELYLGGPALAQGYLGRPGLTAERFVASPFGAEAGAPGARLYRTGDLVRRNETGVLEYLGRSDFQVKIRGLRIELGEIDNALTAHPDVDFAATLGKTLPSGTTALVSYVLPRTDAVVDTAELVATLERSLPKYMVPTAIVVLDELPLTPVGKLDRDALPDPVFEVREFRAPSTREEQVVAEVYAALLLADGVDVGVDDDFFELGGNSLLAAQAAARIGTALGTRVPVQLVFEAPGVAELAQRVTVLAAAGHALSAQPRPDRIPLSYAQQRMWFLNRFDPTSGVNNIPLAVRLSGVLDVEALRSAARDLVGRHEVLRTVYPEIDGEGIQVVLPIDDARAVPELEIVSASADELPELVIAAAVAGFDVAVAPPIRLRLVRLGESEQVLVCVVHHIAADGFSMGPLARDLMSAYSIRSGGARPQWQPLDVQYADYAIWQRAVLGAEDDAESLLAQQIAFWRTELAGLPEQMALPTDRPRPTVLSSRGAVFAFEIDAEVHTALERIAREHHSTLFMVVHAALAVLLSRLAGTTDIAVGTPVAGRGDAALDNVIGMFVNTLVLRGEVDPELSFDDLLRNFRRADVAAFGHADVPFERLVELLDPVRSMARHPLFQVMLTFQNMDRPELELPGLTISGIDLGVVQAKFDLELTVVPREDHGAANGLAASFTYATDLFDEPTVVGFAQRLNRVLGAVAADPHRVVGELELLAPAERQRMLWEWNDTAHPVVPELLLDGYRRAVAANPDAVAVAYEGTALAHPSPDHHPSMSRSATLTYREFDERVNRLARLLIQRGVGAEALVGLAVRRSLDLVVGMYAIVTAGGAYVPLDPDHPGERIAHILDTAAPVCVLTTTADAGLLGDTPAVYLDTVELSAFSGDPVLPTELLRPVSSDNPAYVIFTSGSTGRPKGVAVTHAAINNQIEWMLAHYPLGPDDVYLQKTATTFDVSLWGYFMPLRAGAKLLIATPDGHRDPAYLAETIAAQRVTVTDFVPSMLTVFAAHLTPGSCPTLRDIFVIGEALPPETVTAMRAVSDAAVHNLYGPTEAAVSITAWRADAIEQTTVPIGLPQWNSQVYVLDSRLRPVPAGVVGELYLAGTQLARGYVTRPDLTADRFVADPFTAGARMYRTGDLVVWRAEPRRLEYLGRSDFQVKFRGQRIELGEIETALLAQPSVSQAAALVAQSGDQLVGYVVPQPGQQAEPQELRTAVAEVLPAYMIPAAIVVLAAFPLNTSGKLDRKALPAPTFTAREFRAPITPTQEMVAAVFAEVLGVERVGLDDDYFALGGNSLLATRVVARINDALDTNVAVRDLFETSAVAALAAGIIPGAGRAAAARVPLTRTERPERVPLSLAQQRMWVLNRIDPQSPAYNLPFAIRLTGELDVAALRLAVEDVLGRHEALRTRFPTADTGGQAYQEILPAAVVLPDGLEVETTTDVLGRVVELVSAGFDVTEAVPVRARLLADGDEHVLVVVVHHISADGASLAPLARDLVTAYLARAAGATPGWSPLPVQYADFALWQRKIIGTDDDENSVAAGQLAFWREQLAGLSSAPVLPLDRQRPVAASGRGASVGWTMPAEVHEGLVRIAREHRSSVFMVVHAALAVLLARLSGGSDIAIGTPIAGRGQRALDELVGMFVNTLTLRTSVERGMAFDELVEQTRATDLAAFAHADLPFERVVEVIAPGRPLFQVMLVFQNLEQPSLVLPGLTVAALDAGDVVAKFDLQVVVEPRLQADGTPDELVSVFTYATDLFEESTVRGLGRMLERILTAVVADPGVRIGGIDIVDEQDPVRTATDATTATDGTELTHLLTAAVEDDPDAPALVWGEEEMPYRKLDAKSSQLARVLIGRGCGPGTGVAIRLERGPDWAVAAWAVLKTGAALVLLPVDGAPIPDEPSVRIGLTTDTSPIGDGIEWLRLDDAATSAEISAESLRPVNHANRTAVLSGSDPALVIAATGVRMSYDELATAADRLRVRTDLTFESRTFQHGRFDSAATLLEVVSAGATGAGLIVVPGAEDLGASLAEEWVTHLIADRAALAAIDTAQLADLRAVVLEQGTSAEVVVPESAEIVPLDELLPVVSS